One segment of Panicum virgatum strain AP13 chromosome 3K, P.virgatum_v5, whole genome shotgun sequence DNA contains the following:
- the LOC120697549 gene encoding protein NETWORKED 4B-like has protein sequence MKRTRKAQSGKSHSWWWDSHISPQNSKWLSENVEEMEKQVKEMLELIGGEFSAEKAEVFNQQRPLLVTHVENFHHMYRALSARYDNVIGELRKYIPSSLQSHGSFGVSESDSETLSSSYPESDMQENMPQQKQKPRPDYLDVSVGSGVSSDVSKKGSEGSSSSSDSDSELDEAKEENGSIVYALSQKIIELEDELHEARGKLDALEEKHAHCQDYYGTNSKVAEHDEKLETSDMESNNIQKDLEERESALKIPTEVNSGKEAFETVLLEHKHEIEVLKGAMASAAKQFEVELAHRDLEIDKCKHELEVVSEKYLHDMSTLEDEHRRLQGVIKNMEGDLAKMSEEKLLLESRIEELEQAAHSLEHSASEIAKLQEVTRNTQAELEKVTEEKEVLKERANEFEQLCRALKISGTEVATLPETIKTLEAQLEKALEENLILQDRIKELEKVMSDSLEKHSHEQSCLTSDLLKLSEANASLEDKLSSVAAELLQVYADKEEESLNNEKQISVLNHDIADLRSKLELLSSEKATVDDRLANLLADIMARDEKMKQVDDHLNQLQFEHAKLMAESDSASKSLSEVRARVSELEEEVEKQKLVISDSAEGKREAIRQLCFSIEHYRSGYEQLRQLLQGHRRLLVMAT, from the exons ATGAAGAGAACGCGAAAGGCGCAGTCAGGAAAATCCCACTCATGGTGGTGGGATAGCCATATCAGTCCTCAAAACTCTAAGTGGCTCTCCGAGAATGTAGAAG AAATGGAGAAGCAAGTGAAAGAGATGCTGGAGCTTATTGGAGGAGAATTCTCTGCAGAAAAGGCTGAGGTGTTTAACCAGCAACGACCTTTGCTTGTCACTCATGTGGAGAACTTCCATCACATGTATCGTGCTCTTTCTGCGCGATATGACAATGTGATTGGAGAATTGCGCAAATATATCCCATCATCTCTGCAATCACATGGCTCTTTTGGTGTCTCTGAATCAGATTCTGAGACATTGTCTTCCTCATATCCAGAATCTGACATGCAAGAAAATATGCCACAGCAGAAGCAAAAACCTAGACCAGATTACCTTGATGTTTCTGTTGGCTCTGGTGTTAGCTCTGATGTATCGAAGAAGGGGAGTGAAggttcttcttcatcttcagaTTCTGATTCAGAGCTTGATGAGGCGAAAGAGGAAAATGGAAGTATTGTGTATGCCCTGAGCCAAAAAATCATTGAGCTAGAAGATGAGCTTCACGAAGCAAGGGGAAAGCTCGATGCTCTGGAGGAAAAGCATGCACATTGCCAGGATTATTATGGTACCAACTCAAAAGTTGCTGAACATGACGAAAAACTGGAGACTTCGGATATGGAATCCAACAACATTCAGAAAGACCTTGAAGAAAGAGAATCTGCTTTAAAGATCCCCACAGAAGTCAACAGTGGAAAGGAAGCATTTGAAACTGTGCTGTTGGAGCACAAACATGAGATCGAAGTGCTGAAGGGAGCAATGGCCTCAGCTGCTAAGCAGTTTGAGGTTGAATTGGCACATCGTGATCTTGAAATTGATAAGtgcaagcatgagcttgaagtAGTCTCAGAGAAGTATTTGCATGATATGTCTACTCTTGAGGATGAGCATAGAAGGCTCCAGGGAGTTATCAAGAATATGGAAGGTGACCTAGCAAAAATGTCAGAGGAGAAATTGCTGCTCGAGTCTCGGATTGAAGAACTTGAGCAGGCAGCTCACAGCTTAGAACATTCAGCTTCTGAAATAGCGAAGCTGCAAGAAGTAACAAGGAATACACAAGCAGAATTAGAAAAGGTTACAGAGGAGAAAGAAGTCCTCAAGGAACGTGCTAACGAATTTGAGCAGCTTTGCAGGGCCCTCAAGATTTCAGGTACAGAGGTTGCAACACTACCAGAAACCATCAAGACCCTGGAGGCCCAGCTAGAGAAAGCCTTGGAAGAGAACTTAATACTTCAAGACCGGATCAAGGAGCTGGAGAAGGTTATGTCCGATTCTTTGGAGAAACATTCACATGAGCAGTCCTGTCTTACTTCCGATCTTTTGAAGTTATCTGAAGCGAATGCTTCTCTTGAAGACAAATTGTCCTCTGTGGCGGCTGAACTTTTGCAAGTTTATGCTGACAAGGAAGAAGAATCTCTCAATAATGAGAAGCAAATTTCTGTGCTCAATCATGATATCGCTGATCTCAGGAGCAAGCTTGAATTATTATCATCTGAGAAAGCCACAGTTGATGATAGGTTGGCCAATCTGCTAGCTGATATTATGGCTCGCGATGAAAAGATGAAGCAGGTGGACGATCACCTGAATCAGCTTCAGTTTGAGCATGCCAAGCTGATGGCAGAGTCTGACTCTGCCAGCAAGTCCTTATCAGAGGTGCGTGCGCGAGTTTCTGAGCTGGAGGAAGAGGTCGAAAAACAGAAGCTTGTGATATCCGACAGCGCAGAGGGAAAGCGAGAGGCCATCAGGCAGCTGTGCTTCTCCATTGAACACTACCGCAGCGGGTATGAGCAGCTCCGGCAGCTGCTGCAAGGCCACAGGAGGCTATTGGTGATGGCAACCTGA